The following are encoded together in the Euzebyales bacterium genome:
- a CDS encoding CsbD family protein: MSDHTSEDVKGRAKEATGAITGDKKLKREGKVDQASASVKEKISDAADAAKDAVNPDRTS; encoded by the coding sequence ATGAGCGATCACACCAGCGAAGACGTGAAGGGCCGCGCGAAGGAGGCCACAGGCGCGATCACCGGCGACAAGAAGCTCAAGCGGGAGGGCAAGGTCGACCAGGCGAGCGCGTCGGTCAAGGAGAAGATCAGCGACGCCGCCGACGCGGCAAAGGACGCCGTCAACCCTGACCGGACCAGCTGA
- a CDS encoding 2'-5' RNA ligase family protein, with protein MAGLSALQLMVPAADPLLADLRPRLPAGATVLDPGHISFGYPWLDPDVARSVIDDVAAALAAELPFDIELGGPERFPADARDRTTVYLAPDPKAALHALASVIADASDHAIDDFTPHCSLVRLPAGVDPGPLEVLLRPHLPVHARLDTVAFQVETDGRWTTERRMHLGRPAP; from the coding sequence ATGGCCGGCCTCAGCGCACTTCAGCTCATGGTGCCGGCCGCCGATCCCCTCCTGGCCGACCTCCGCCCGCGGTTGCCAGCGGGAGCAACGGTCCTGGATCCCGGCCACATCTCGTTCGGGTACCCGTGGCTGGACCCTGATGTGGCCCGGTCGGTGATCGACGACGTGGCGGCAGCGCTTGCCGCTGAGCTGCCCTTCGACATCGAACTGGGAGGCCCGGAGCGGTTTCCCGCCGACGCCCGCGACCGCACCACCGTCTACCTGGCCCCCGATCCGAAGGCGGCACTCCATGCGCTGGCCTCGGTGATCGCTGACGCCTCTGACCACGCGATCGACGACTTCACGCCCCACTGCAGCCTCGTCCGGCTCCCCGCCGGTGTCGACCCTGGGCCGCTCGAGGTCCTCCTTCGCCCGCACCTGCCGGTCCACGCACGCCTCGACACGGTGGCCTTCCAGGTGGAGACCGACGGCCGGTGGACGACCGAACGCAGGATGCACCTCGGACGGCCCGCGCCGTGA
- a CDS encoding AAA family ATPase translates to MTPQVFVAVGGMPASGKSTVAALLAPALGLPLLAKDTIKHGLMDALGDPIEIERSRELGRAAVYAMLAVAAANTGAVLDSTWYPYAEPLLRALPSPVVQVRCRCSVEVARRRHRARMPTRRTGDLQAIRPDDELWSDVHRTPLAVGPVVDVDTERSVDAETLAADVLAWLG, encoded by the coding sequence GTGACGCCGCAGGTGTTCGTCGCCGTGGGCGGCATGCCGGCCTCGGGCAAGTCGACGGTGGCCGCGCTGCTCGCCCCGGCCCTCGGTCTGCCGCTGCTCGCCAAGGACACGATCAAGCACGGGCTGATGGACGCGCTCGGCGACCCCATCGAGATTGAACGGTCCCGGGAGCTGGGGCGCGCGGCCGTCTACGCCATGCTCGCGGTGGCTGCCGCCAACACCGGCGCCGTGCTCGACAGCACGTGGTACCCCTACGCCGAGCCGCTGCTGCGCGCGCTGCCATCGCCGGTGGTGCAGGTCCGCTGCCGATGCTCCGTCGAGGTCGCCCGCCGCCGTCATCGTGCGCGCATGCCCACCCGACGCACCGGTGACCTGCAGGCGATTCGTCCGGACGACGAGCTGTGGTCTGATGTGCACCGCACCCCGCTGGCTGTCGGACCGGTGGTGGACGTCGACACCGAACGCTCCGTCGACGCCGAGACGCTGGCGGCGGACGTGCTCGCGTGGCTGGGCTGA
- a CDS encoding haloacid dehalogenase type II, which yields MVADRFDDVAALSFDCYGTLIDWETGITRALQPWIERHDPAVSRDQVLAAFSANETTVQGEMPGARYPVVLAEVMRRIGGRLGAPVSDAEADAFGGSVVDWPAFGDSTDALRRLSTRFSLIILSNVDRASFAHSNERLGVTFDRIVTAEDVGSYKPAPANFAALLAAVEGLGLERHQLVHVAESLYHDHQPAKVVGLRTVWIHRRHAQAGFGATPEPLGDVTPDWRFTSMAEFADAAGV from the coding sequence ATGGTGGCCGACCGGTTCGACGACGTGGCAGCGCTCTCCTTCGACTGCTACGGCACGCTGATCGACTGGGAGACGGGCATCACCCGCGCGCTGCAGCCGTGGATCGAGCGACATGATCCGGCGGTGTCGCGGGACCAGGTGCTCGCCGCGTTCTCGGCCAACGAGACGACGGTGCAGGGCGAGATGCCCGGTGCACGCTACCCGGTCGTGCTCGCGGAGGTCATGCGTCGCATCGGCGGCCGACTGGGGGCCCCGGTGTCGGACGCGGAGGCCGATGCCTTCGGCGGCTCGGTCGTCGACTGGCCCGCGTTCGGTGACTCGACCGACGCGCTCCGGCGGTTGTCCACGCGCTTCTCGCTGATCATCCTGTCCAACGTCGATCGCGCGTCGTTCGCGCACTCGAACGAACGTCTCGGTGTGACGTTCGACCGCATCGTCACCGCCGAGGACGTGGGGTCCTACAAGCCGGCGCCCGCGAACTTCGCGGCGCTGCTCGCCGCGGTCGAGGGCCTCGGCCTCGAGCGCCACCAGCTGGTCCACGTCGCCGAGAGCCTGTACCACGACCACCAGCCGGCGAAGGTCGTGGGGCTGCGGACGGTGTGGATCCACCGCCGCCACGCGCAGGCGGGGTTCGGCGCGACACCAGAGCCGCTCGGTGATGTGACACCCGACTGGCGGTTCACGTCGATGGCCGAGTTCGCCGACGCCGCCGGCGTCTGA